The Caldilineales bacterium DNA segment CTGTTGGGTGTGCGTCAGCACCGAGATGACGGTGCCCTGGCCGACGACGGCGATGACGAACAGCGCCGCCAGCCCCACCAGCAGGCTCAGACTCCCGCGCATCGGCACGTCGTAGCCAAAATGGATAACGGCCAGCAGCAGCAGGAAGTTGAACAGGGCCACGATCACGGCTGGCAGGGCCTTGCCGGCGATGAGTTGGAAACGGGTGACGGGGGTGATGACCAGTTGTTCCAGGGTGCCCAGCTCTTTCTCGCGCACGAAGCCGGTGGCCGCCACCACCAACGCCACCTGGTAGGTGATGAAGGCCAGCATCGATGGCAGGCTGAACCAGCGATAGTCGAAGGCCGGGTTGAAGACGGCGCTGGTCTCGACCCGCACGCCGCCCAGATCGACCGCCGGCGCCGCCTTCATGTGGCGCAACGCCAGCCGGGTGACAACGCCTGCGATCACCGCCCCGCCGTTGCGCCCCACCAGGATATTGCTCCCGTCCAGCAGCGCCTGCACCTGCGCCGCCTGCAGCCCCTGACGGTAGAAGGCAGCCTCGAAACCGGGCGGGATGACGATCCCCACCTGCGCCGTCCCCTCCTCTATCTCTTGCGCCAAAACGGAGCGGTCGGGCGGATAGCTGATGACCTGCATTTCGCGGGTGTTGTCCAGCATGGCCGTCAGTTCGCGGCTGAGCGGGCTCTGGTCGAGGTCGAGCACGGCCACAGGCAGATCGATGATCCCGCGCGAGGTGTTGCGCGAGAGCAGGACCAGTTGCAGGGCCGGGGCCAGGATCAGGAAGACCACCAGAAAGCGGTCGCGGCGGATCTGGATCAACTCCTTCCAGGTCAGGTTGAGGATTTGGCCGATCATCGCTTAGCCCACCCTTTTCCGAAACGTGACCACGGCCAGGACGATCGAACCCAGACCCATCATCAACAGCGTGAAGACCGACGGCCCCAGGGCTTGCCAGCCCAGGCCCTTGAGGAACAGCCCGCGGCTGATAGTCACGAAATGCGTAGCCGGCAGGCTGTTGGCGGTCAGGCGGGCGCTGGGGTCCACCGGCAACAGGATGCCGCTGAGGAAGAGGCTGGGGACCAGGAAGAGTAACAGGACGGCGCGCAGGGCGGTGCTCTGCGTGGCCATGAAGCCGGCCAGCAGGATGCTGATCCCCAGCGTGGCCCACAGATAGATGGCGATCATGGCAACCAGATTGAGGGCGCTGCCGCGAAACGGCGTCTGAAACCACAGCAACGCCACGGCCACCGCTCCCGCCGCGCCGACCAGCCCGTAGACGATGTAGGGGATGAGTTTGCCCAGGATGTATTCGCCGGCTTGCACGGGCGTGGCGGCCAGGCCCTCGAAGCTGCCCAATTCTTTCTCACGCGTCAGGGCCAGGGCCACGGCCATGCCGGGGAGGATGAGGACGATGGCCAGCAGGGCCGGCACCATGCTGTGGCTGGACTTGAGGTCGGGGTTGAACCAGGTCAGGGCGCGCACCTCGATGGGCAGGCGGACATCCACCCGTCGATACGGCGCCGCCCAGTCGCTGATCCGGCTCGAAAGCCGCGCCATCTGCACCGACGAGTTGATCGGGTCGCTACCGTCGCCCACGATCTGCACCTCGGCCGTCTCGCCGGCCACCAGCTTCTGGCCGAAACCGGGCGGGATGACCACGCCCACCTTGATCTTGCCCGCCTGCATGGCCGACCGCAGCTCGTCATAGGCCCGCGCTTCGCCCACCACCACCAGATCGCTATCGGCGCCGATGGCCTGCAGCAGCCCACGCGACTGCGGTGAGCGGTCACGGTCGAAAATCGCCAGCTGCGCCGAACTCGAATCGAACGAGAACAGATAGGCGAATGTCACCAGCATGATCGCCGGCGAGACCGTCACCAAAAACAACAGGCGCCGGTCGCGCTGTACATGCCGAAATTCCTTGTGGGCAACAGCCCAAAAGCGACGGAGAGACATGGGGTGTGTGAATTGCGAATTGCGGATTTGGCGTCAGTTATTGGTTATTGGTTATTGCGACCTGCCATCCTTCGTTTCACTCAGGACAAGCTCTGCCATCCTTCGTTTCACTCAGGACAAGCTCTGCCATCCTTCGTTTCACTCAGAGCCTGCCCTGAACGGAGCGAAGGGACAAGCTCTGCCACCTGCCCCCCTACTCGAACACCTCCGTCAGCGGCCGCAAGACGCGTAGGGTGCGTTCGCTCATCTCGGCGGCGGTGGCGTCGGGGTGGAGGAGGGCGTAGCGGATGCCGCCGGCGATGGCGCCGCCGATCAGAGCCGCAAGCCAGGGGATGGCGGCGGGCGGGATGAAGTCCTGCTGCGCCAGATGCGCGATCAGACGCATTTCCACCAATTGCAGCCCCCGCTCGAAATGGGCGGGGTTGTGGTGGGCGCCAAAGACGGCGTTCATCAGGTCGCGGTGGCTT contains these protein-coding regions:
- a CDS encoding ABC transporter permease, translating into MIGQILNLTWKELIQIRRDRFLVVFLILAPALQLVLLSRNTSRGIIDLPVAVLDLDQSPLSRELTAMLDNTREMQVISYPPDRSVLAQEIEEGTAQVGIVIPPGFEAAFYRQGLQAAQVQALLDGSNILVGRNGGAVIAGVVTRLALRHMKAAPAVDLGGVRVETSAVFNPAFDYRWFSLPSMLAFITYQVALVVAATGFVREKELGTLEQLVITPVTRFQLIAGKALPAVIVALFNFLLLLAVIHFGYDVPMRGSLSLLVGLAALFVIAVVGQGTVISVLTHTQQQAVLLVFLVAILEVTFSGYLLPVENMPVVMRWLAQGSALQHFMVISRAVVLRGATLPMLASHVAATFIFGLVAYAIAWRSFTRSI
- a CDS encoding ABC transporter permease; translated protein: MSLRRFWAVAHKEFRHVQRDRRLLFLVTVSPAIMLVTFAYLFSFDSSSAQLAIFDRDRSPQSRGLLQAIGADSDLVVVGEARAYDELRSAMQAGKIKVGVVIPPGFGQKLVAGETAEVQIVGDGSDPINSSVQMARLSSRISDWAAPYRRVDVRLPIEVRALTWFNPDLKSSHSMVPALLAIVLILPGMAVALALTREKELGSFEGLAATPVQAGEYILGKLIPYIVYGLVGAAGAVAVALLWFQTPFRGSALNLVAMIAIYLWATLGISILLAGFMATQSTALRAVLLLFLVPSLFLSGILLPVDPSARLTANSLPATHFVTISRGLFLKGLGWQALGPSVFTLLMMGLGSIVLAVVTFRKRVG